The DNA window AATAACTGGCTGacctttttgtctcttttctttctgtcttcgtttctccctcttcccccccaGAGACTTATAGACAAGTCGAGAGTAACGTGTGTAAGATGGGTTCCTGGTTCAGAGAGTCTGTTCCTGGTGGCTCACTCCAGCGGCAGCCTGTACTTGTACAACGTGGAGAACACCTGTGGCACGACGGCGCCTCACTACCAGCTCCTCAAGCAGGGTGAAAACTATGCCGTGCACACCTGCAAGAGCAAGTCGGCTCGTAACCCGCTACTCCGCTGGACAGTGGGTGAAGGTGCGCTCAATGAGTTTGCCTTCTCCCCGGATGGCAAGTTTCTGGCTTGTGCGAGCCAGGACGGCTTCCTGCGGGTGTTTGGCTTCGACGCCGCAGAGCTCCACGGGACGATGAAGAGCTACTTCGGTGGCTTGCTGTGCGTGTGCTGGAGCCCCGACGGACGCTACATCGTGGCGGGAGGGGAGGACGACCTGGTGACGGTGTGGTCGTTTTCAGACTGCAGAGTGATCGCACGGGGGCACGGCCACAAGTCGTGGGTGAGCGTGGTGGCGTTTGACCACTGTACCACCAGCGTGGAGGACGGGGACCCCCCCGCCGAGTTCAGCGGGAGTGACGAGGAGTTTCATGAGCAGATAAACTTTGGTGCGGGCAGGGACCGAGCGAACAGCGCTCACTCTCGGCTCTCTAAGAGGAACTCTACAGACAGTCGGCCTGTGAGTGTGACCTACAGGTTCGGCTCAGTGGGGCAGGACACTCAGCTGTGTCTGTGGGACCTCACAGAGGACATCCTCTTCCCTCACCTTCCTTTGTCTCGCACAAGGACTCACACTAATGTTATGAGTGCCACAAGCCCTCCAGCCACTGGacaaactactactactactactactactactactactgtatCCAcccccaccaccgccaccaccacaaccaccgCCACTACCACCACTAATCCCAGTGGTACCAATGGTAAAGACAATGTGAGCAACAGCAGCTCCAGTGGTAACACACCCAACTCCCTCCCCAGCACCCTGCCTCGGTCCAACAGCTTGCCACACTCCTCCAACCCGGCAGGGGGCAGCACCCCCAACAGTCACacgggcagcagcaacagcagcaccaccaccaccgcatCCACCAAGGGCAACAGCATCATCGACAGCGCTTTCATCGCCACCGGGGTCAGCAAGTTCGCGACGCTGTCGCTGCACGATTCGCGCAAGGAGCGCCACGAGAAGGACCACAAACGGAACCACAGCATGGGTCACATCAGCAGCAAGAGCAGCGACAAGCTCAACCAGCTCAGCTCCACGCGGACGGCGAAGGCCGACGCGGCCAAGACTCTGGGCACGACGCTGTGCCCGCGCATGGACGAGGTGCCACTGCTCGAGCCGCTGGTGTGCAAGAAGATCGCTCACGAGAGACTCACTGTGTTAATCTTCCTTGAGGACTGTCTGGTAACAGCCTGTCAGGAGGGTTTCGTTTGCACATGGGCTAGGCCGGGGAAAGTGGTGAGTGACAGGCCTCTCGAGGACACTGTCATGTGACACCTCTCGACTCACATTGCTTCTAGTACTAGGAATTTTCCTCGCGGCAGGGCCGAAGCCGTTAACGCCACTGTGTTTTCGGTCTCGGTTATTTCAGATtcacactaaaaaaaaaacaacctcagcTTTGTTGAGATCGCAGTACGCGCGCACATCCTCTTCCGACAGTAAACCTCATGGCCTCACAATTCTGCCGCTTGTATGACATTCACATTACGCTGTTGTTTGTTATCATTGTGTGTTATCTGTCTCTCCGCAGGGATTGCAATCATCTCAAAACAACCCAGCCAACTCCCCCAGTGGAACAGTAGTATAGCCCCAGTGCTGGTGCTGCTAATGACAGCTCCATGCAGCCGAGACGGGGATGACCAAGGCCACGGCCCCGGCAGCGCTTCtccacacactgtcacacaccaCACGACCTCCAGTGTCACCCTCATTCTCATCCTTAAACCACCCAGATGCCCTCTTTTGTGTTCCTGCTTGTGATCAGATTATCCGACGTGGGCCGAGCCAGGGTTAGAAACTTGACCTCCTAGTGTGTCGGGGGGTGGAAAGGGTGTAATTGGAAGTAGGAGGGCGAGCTCTAAATCATCCAGGAGGTTTATGAAAGGGACTCACTGTTACATCCACGGTCATATCTAGTCCTATCTAATCTGAAATTAACAAATGTACCCGAGGCTTTGTGCCTGTAGTTCTGAAAAGACGGCCAAGCATCGTGGTAACGCCTCAACCTTACCTGTGGCGTTTAATTTGGTCGTACCTGTTTCTTCACCTGCATTCACAGATAAAGGGAATGTGAGGAGGGGTTGTTTTTAGAGCAGCAGCATATCCTCAACATCAGgtctctttccttctctaaCCTCCTGGGTGATCCCTCGTGCAGCCACATTCCTTTCAACACCTGCTCAAGAGAGACTGaaactttttgttttacttcccTTAGAAATGAAATATTTCAGTCAGAGGTATCACACTTAAAAAGTGTATTTTgcacagattctttttttttctttttttccccattatTGAAATCATGACAGTGGAGGATGAGCGATATAGTTTTTTGGACAGTTTTGGAAGCACTTGAGGAAACGGCGCGTTGTCGCCTCCTGTCTCAACGCTGGATCCTGCAATCCTAGTTTTTTAcgtggaaaaaaaaattgtttgcaCTTAATAGTTAGAGGAGAATGGCTTTACATTTTTGGAGTGTGTAAGGACTCCCCTGACAAGGTTGAAAtataaatagaatttaaaaaaaaacatttgtatctattgaacatttattttaatattgtttcaGATTAAATGGGCCCTGTATTATATGTAAATATTGTACTTCAATGATTTTTTTGGGTGAAACCATCATGACATTAGTTGAAAGACCCTCATTTCAGAAAATAGTGATATTTCTAATACAGAAAAATCTATACCTAATATTAAAGAATCTTGAATATGCAggtgaaaatgtttcttttctgttgtaCATAAAGAGAATTCAggtgtattttttattaatgaaacGTTTGGTATAAGAGATCTATGAAATCTTATCTAACAGGTAGTGCTGAATGCTAGCTAGCCTGTCGCTGCAGATTCCTTTCACGACGTAGGCGGGTCGGCGCAGACGCAGCGGTCTCATTCAGCCATCACTCTGAGCTCAGGTAAACCACAGGAAAACTAACGCTCGCCCGTTAGCACTAGTCCCATCTATCGACGTGCGTGTGAATTCACTTGAACTAACGAATAAGACTGACAACCATGTTCTGCAGACAGGGCTGAACTCTGTGACTCCTGTCGTCGTGAGTAATAATTAACTGAACTGATGCTGAACTTGTGAACAAAGCTCTTTTTGACACTGTGTTGAACAGCGACTGACTGATTTCAGCACCGGATGGTAGATGAGTGcttgggagtgtgtgtgtgtggggggggtggtttgTTTCAAGCACCCGCAAAAGGAAGAGTGAGGATTTTAAAACTAGTAGGAGCCTTTTCCTCCATGTGACGCCTATTAAAACAGCTTTGACAGACTTAAAAGTTCTGACTGTGTTCATTATTTCAGAGTGATGATAAAGTAATCACCACATGAaaaccatgtttgtgtgttacacTGTGAATATACCTCCATGTTTCCCTTCAATTGAGAGCAGAGGTCACATCCAACACACAAGATTATGACTATGACTATGTTAAATAGACACCAATGTTCCAACTATTTACCATATTCTTAATAACCCATTTAAATTAGGTTTCCATGAGTTGCTGATATTTTCAAACAGAGTCTGATAATGAAGTCATTAAACGTCATTGTCGGAAATGCAGGGAATATTCCATTAAGCTGTTCTACTAAAGACCTAAAAGCTACATGTTGACATAATGCAACTAAGATTGAAAGACTCCAGAAGACTTAATTTGATTATTGCCTATTCCGAGTATGACCTTATCAAAACAATCAGATAGTGCTGTTTTACATAACAGGTTCTTATTCAGACTAATGtcggtgtccatgtaaacagaGTCACAGAATTTGATTAAACAAGAGACACAGGTGTGGTTTGTGCAAAGGTTAAGGGGAAATTTTGTAGTGGTTTACCAGTGACGAGCTATTAAAGGTGACTTCATTCTATGTACAGCTGAATACAACATTCACCTTGAGTTGTTAAACTATTGAAATAAATTGGGTTTACTCAATATGCAACCAAGGCCAATAACAAGTAATGGAAGAAATCTAATATGTTAaaatctaatatatatattattcacTTGATACTAAACTAAGCAAGAATTGCTTCTGACTGTTTTATGCCCCTTCCTTATTAAATGAACTTTCACGCTGTGATGTGAAAAGATTTGAATGGAGGTTATAATCGATTAGATATTTTTCTAATAGCCTTAAAGCCAAGTTTAATGTATATTGTTGTGTGAAGTCTGCTACAAGATGTAGACATTTAAAATTATACATAAAAGTGGATTTTGTTGCAGCTCTGCATTTATCATGATGTCATAACATCAACTTTGTCTCAGCATCCCTGCATGTTAGTGCTCCTGTTGGCCAGCTGGGTGCAGCATTGCTTGGACAAATGCAAGCACTTAACTTACATTTGATCAGCTTTCACTGGATCAAACAGGGAAAACATGCATATGTCTATATGTacatcctgcccccccccacccctaccCCTTTATAAATGTATTCCCACCGCTTCATCTTGCTCCCTTATATATACTTTATGCTCCAAGCGGGAAGTAAAACTGCTCCTCCATAATTTATGAGTCACTTTTGGAAGAAACACTAGCACTCACGGCCATTAGCAGCCTGCGGCCTCAGCGTGAGGGGTGGGAGGTGTGAtcaggagagagagcgagagaaagagagagagagagagagaggctcatcCTGTCAGGGTGTCACTCAACCCTGGACAGGTTCCGACTGACTCTCTGCTCTCCCCTGGGCCGCTCGCATCAGTGTGGAGCGGCCATCAATCAGGATCAGTGTCAGAATCAGGCTTAGAAAAAGGATTGTGCAATAAAAATGATGGATGTTTATTGTTTACAAATTTGAAGTATGTACATTATGGCCGCTTTTGGCCAAGGTAAGTCCTGGGCGTGGATGTTTATACCGGGGAGTGATGGGGTCCCGGGGCCTCGTTGATGAGGTCAGCAGCAGTTGGGGGAAATAAatggttttggtcctgatggctcACAGCCGCCTGCCAAAGGGAAGTGGCCTTCGGTGTTATCCATCCAGGGTCGGAGGGGTCGGCTACAATCTAATCAGCTCGCCTCAGAGTCCCGGAGGTGTTCAGGAAAACGAGAACCAGTGTGCACCAAGGCGTCTGTCTGAGGCGCCATCTTGGTATTAGATCAGTGTTTTGAGAGATGTCTTCTAAAGCACCATCATACTGATTATAATCCTATATATTCTCTGGTCTTGTTTCCTCTAATCTACACCTTGATGaccacatttattcattttcacaagCCCGGCCAACCCCCCTCTCATCCCGGTGGCCGTTTGAATAACTGCCATGGCGTACACAGAAACGGCTGCATTAGTCTGCCATCCTCGGGGGAAACGGGTCCCACTCGACAGGAATTCAATAGacgcagaaagagagagaatcccGTCTCTCGTGCGAGGCCCGCTTTAATCATTTTCTCGGTGTGATGCAATTCCCTCGTCTGCATGCCTCCACATATTGACCCCGAGATATGTTGACGTAGGAAAATGTCTGCTATGATGATGATTGATATGCTACAACAGCTAAAAGCCTGGAGAATGAGCTGCAGTTGATGTgttgcaagaaagaaaaaaagtgaggGTTTAAGATAGTGGATGGAGATAAAATGAATGCATGGAATTAAGCATGCGTCACTGATGGATTCGATGGAAGGAACAAATAGGCATTAGTCAGATTATGAAATTGCCAGACT is part of the Limanda limanda chromosome 18, fLimLim1.1, whole genome shotgun sequence genome and encodes:
- the wdr20b gene encoding WD repeat-containing protein 20, with product MAAEGGGKEMNEIKTQFTTREGVYKLLTHSEYSRPNRVPFNSQGSNPVKVSFVNVNDQSGNGDRICFNVGRELYFYIYKGVRKAADLSKPIDKRIYKGTQPTCHDFNPLTATAESVSLLVGFSAGQVQLIDPIKKETSKLFNEERLIDKSRVTCVRWVPGSESLFLVAHSSGSLYLYNVENTCGTTAPHYQLLKQGENYAVHTCKSKSARNPLLRWTVGEGALNEFAFSPDGKFLACASQDGFLRVFGFDAAELHGTMKSYFGGLLCVCWSPDGRYIVAGGEDDLVTVWSFSDCRVIARGHGHKSWVSVVAFDHCTTSVEDGDPPAEFSGSDEEFHEQINFGAGRDRANSAHSRLSKRNSTDSRPVSVTYRFGSVGQDTQLCLWDLTEDILFPHLPLSRTRTHTNVMSATSPPATGQTTTTTTTTTTTVSTPTTATTTTTATTTTNPSGTNGKDNVSNSSSSGNTPNSLPSTLPRSNSLPHSSNPAGGSTPNSHTGSSNSSTTTTASTKGNSIIDSAFIATGVSKFATLSLHDSRKERHEKDHKRNHSMGHISSKSSDKLNQLSSTRTAKADAAKTLGTTLCPRMDEVPLLEPLVCKKIAHERLTVLIFLEDCLVTACQEGFVCTWARPGKVGLQSSQNNPANSPSGTVV